A stretch of the Elephas maximus indicus isolate mEleMax1 chromosome 3, mEleMax1 primary haplotype, whole genome shotgun sequence genome encodes the following:
- the LOC126071122 gene encoding olfactory receptor 7E24-like, producing MDPQNLTRVSEFVLLGLSEDPELQPLLFGLFLSMYLLAVLGNLLIILAVSSDLHLHTPMYFFLSNLSLADIGFTSVTTPKMLMDINTHHRIISYGDCLIQLSFFIFFGCVDNLLLVVMAYDRFVAICHPLHYPIIMNPNLCGLMVLVSFFLSLLESHLHYFMVSQLTFCTEVEIPHFFCDPSQLLNLVCSSTTTKKILVYIISAIFAGIPVSVILFSYTRIVFSILRVPSSRGKYKAFSTCGSHLSVVCLFYGTAIGVYLSSAVSPSLRSGAAATVMYSLVTPMLNPFIYSLRNSDIKKALRRLLSRPAQCQ from the coding sequence ATGGACCCACAGAATCTAACACGTGTATCTGAATTTGTACTCTTGGGCCTCTCAGAAGATCCAGAAttgcagcccctcctctttggACTCTTTTTGTCCATGTATCTGCTTGCTGTGCTTGGAAACCTGCTCATTATCCTGGCTGTGAGCTCTGACCTCCaccttcacacccccatgtacttcttcctctccaacctttCCTTGGCTGACATTGGTTTCACCTCTGTCACAACCCCAAAGATGCTTATGGATATCAATACACACCACAGAATCATCTCCTATGGCGACTGCCTGATTCAGTtgtcttttttcatattttttggatgtgtggaCAATCTTCTCCTGGTGGTGATGGCCTACGATcggtttgtggccatctgtcacccgCTTCACTATCCAATCATCATGAATCCCAACCTCTGTGGCTTGATGGTTTTAGTGTCTTTTTTTCTCAGCCTTTTGGAATCACATCTGCACTACTTCATGGTGTCACAACTTACCTTCTGCACAGAAGTAGAAattcctcatttcttctgtgatccTTCTCAACTCCTCAACCTTGTCTGTTCTagtaccaccaccaaaaaaatacTAGTGTATATTATTAGTGCCATCTTTGCAGGTATTCCAGTTTCAGTGATTCTTTTCTCTTATACTCGAATTGTTTTCTCCATTCTGAGAGTTCCATCATCAAGGGGGAAGTataaagccttttccacctgtggctCTCACCTGTCAGTCGTTTGCTTATTTTATGGCACAGCTATTGGAGTGTACCTGAGTTCAGCTGTCTCACCTTCTCTCAGAAGTGGTGCAGCGGCCACAGTGATGTACTCCTTGGTcacccccatgctgaaccccttcatctacagcctgaggaacagcgATATCAAGAAGGCCCTGAGGAGGCTCCTCAGCAGACCAGCACAATGTCAGTAA